Below is a window of Candidatus Bathyarchaeota archaeon DNA.
TTTCTACAGCCAGCCAAGCTTCATCTGTTAATGTTCCGGGCGGATTCTTCACATTCAAAACATGGTCAGCCGTGGCAGAGATTGGCGGTATTTCTTTTCTCATGATTTTGTTGTCAACGATCAAGACGTCGGGCAGAAGAGAGTGGTTGGTTAAGTCTTGGGAAACTCGATCGCCTACTGTCACTATCTTTGCGGGTTTTTCTTTTTCAATCAGCGTTTTCAGTATGCTTATTGTTTCTTCCAGAGAACCGTGAAACAGGATCCCCAGAGGTTTTTTCAATTTTTTTCGAAGCTGCGACGTGAGACGGCGGATGTCAATCACCTATAAATTGCCACGAATCTCTCTATTGACCTGTCATATGTTTTTTCAACTTCGGATGGAAATAGGCAGCTAGGCAGCTCGTTTCGCTCTCGATGAAACCGAATGCATTCACAACATTTGCCCTTCTTATCGCATGATGGATAGGTGCAATTACAATTTTTCAGATTCACATCAAGATTGGGGCAAGGTTTTTTTCTTTGCATCTAAGCATCCTCTCATTTTATATGGAAAATCCATGCGAGCTTATAGCTTTTGAAAAGGCTGATGTTATCGAACGCGTAGTGCGTAACGTCCTTTCTCATTAATTTTCATTACCTTCGCTATTTCTGACTCTTTTGGATCAATAATGATGACGAGTCCGCTGAAGTCGTCACTTAAGGTTGCAGTTTTGCATTTTGGGCATAAGGCGCCTGTGGTGATCATGTGACATTCTCGACAGGCTTTATCAGTCATTGCTGCTTTTTCTCCTGCTCCTTAGCTTTATTGACAGCTTTTTCCTTTTCAGCTTCACTTCTTAGTTTTTTCACTTCTTCCTTTATCCATTCAATTTTTCCGAGAAAAGGTTGCCTAGCAGTTACTCCAATTTTACCAGAGCCACCACTTCGAGCCAGTGAAACGGCTGTTACACGAGCTCTAATATGGTCTCCTGACGACAGTTTCCTTCTAGTTTCCTTACCCATCAACACACCTTGCCTTTCGTCATAAGAAATAAAATCATCCATCAGCTGCGACACATGTAGCAACGCGTCGATTGGACCAACACGTACGAACGCCCCAAAATCCGCGATTTCCACGACTTCGCCTTCCACAATTTCTTGAATTTTTGGATAAAAAATCAAAAGAGAGAAGGACACCTTGTGGTATGTGGCGCCATCGCCGGGAATTATCTTCCCCGTTGGATTAACTTTAATCTTAGTAACAGCCACCACGTATCCAAGTTCATCGTCCACCATGCCTTCATACTTCATTCTCAACTGTTCGCGGCCTGCTTGGTCGAGGTGTTCACTAAATTTTTCTGGGGGTATGCGAATCGTGTCTTCCAGAACGAGAAGTTTAAACATTACAATTTTTCCTCTGCTTCGAACAGGTTTATGTGCTTTACATACACTTCATAGGGATTTTAAAAAGCTTTTTGAAGCGCCCCTATTTTTTAGCTAAATCTAGATGGCTCCATCTACAGCTAAATGTGACTTTTGTCTGAGATAAACGACTGGCACGTTTATACTCCTCAGCCTCTTTCTTAAAGCTCGATCATTTGTTGCAGCACAGCATTCCGATTCTGCAGCCACTCGAACGATTACATCGTCATGTGACTCTTTAACGCCTTTCTCCGCATCTATTTTGCGACATTTTTGAGCAAACTTCAAGGCTAAAGTCGCTTGTCGACGCAGTTTTGTTGATCCACTTTCAGCTATCTTCTGTAATTCTTTGTAGGTTGGAGAGAGAATGACTGGTTCAAAACGTCGATTTAGAACTGTAGCTAACTCTTCGAAAATGTCAATTTTAAATTGTGAAGGTATAAAGAGGAAACTTGAGTCCAATATGATTTTTAATGCCTTTCTTGATTTTTTTTGAGACAAATTGTTCGTTTTCCCTTTCTTGATCTTAGGGTTATCTCATACGTTATAGTCTTACATTTATCTACGTTACTTAACTATTCCGTAGCCAATTAGTCGCCATCTTCCAGCTATTTTTCTACTTAACGCTGCTCGCATGCCCTTTTCAGCGCATACTGGGCGTCCAAGCTTTATGGTTGTTGTCTCTCCCCTTACCGAAACAACTGCTCCTGCAGTAATTGTTGTGCCTACGTCTAGTAGGAGGCTTTCTTTTGTGTGAATTCGGTCTATTGCAACCATTTCTTTGGTTCCCACTGCGCGTTCAAAAAAATGCGTTTCTATGATAAGCTCTGAAACCGATGGAGGGAGCTTTCCAGGTAGTCCGACTAGGTTGCCAGTGAGGCTGTCTGCTTTGGTTAGGGACGGATCTAACATTGTTCCTATTCCCGCCAAGCCTCCACATTGAACTTCGTCTACACTTTTTCCACCTGCTCGAAGGCTGACGATTTCGGTAAATAGGGGTTCGTATACTCTTTTACTTTGCTTCTCTGTTCGTATGCCTGGGCGAATTTCTATTTTGTCTCCTAGTTTGAATTTTCCTTGTATGTTGCTGCCGCCTATGACGCCGCCTGCTAGGTTGTCGATAGTTGTTCCGGGTTTGTTTATGTCGAAAGAGCGGACAACATACATTAAAGGCGGCTTTGTCGTGTCA
It encodes the following:
- a CDS encoding GTP-dependent dephospho-CoA kinase family protein; this translates as MIDIRRLTSQLRKKLKKPLGILFHGSLEETISILKTLIEKEKPAKIVTVGDRVSQDLTNHSLLPDVLIVDNKIMRKEIPPISATADHVLNVKNPPGTLTDEAWLAVEKAIAGSRRTKIVVEGEEDLLTLVAILAVPENSLVLYGQPSKGVVTVKATAEMKKKVREIVEAMKND
- a CDS encoding DUF6485 family protein, coding for MQRKKPCPNLDVNLKNCNCTYPSCDKKGKCCECIRFHRERNELPSCLFPSEVEKTYDRSIERFVAIYR
- a CDS encoding DNA-directed RNA polymerase subunit E'' gives rise to the protein MTDKACRECHMITTGALCPKCKTATLSDDFSGLVIIIDPKESEIAKVMKINEKGRYALRVR
- a CDS encoding DNA-directed RNA polymerase, translating into MFKLLVLEDTIRIPPEKFSEHLDQAGREQLRMKYEGMVDDELGYVVAVTKIKVNPTGKIIPGDGATYHKVSFSLLIFYPKIQEIVEGEVVEIADFGAFVRVGPIDALLHVSQLMDDFISYDERQGVLMGKETRRKLSSGDHIRARVTAVSLARSGGSGKIGVTARQPFLGKIEWIKEEVKKLRSEAEKEKAVNKAKEQEKKQQ
- a CDS encoding 30S processome protein Utp24 codes for the protein MSQKKSRKALKIILDSSFLFIPSQFKIDIFEELATVLNRRFEPVILSPTYKELQKIAESGSTKLRRQATLALKFAQKCRKIDAEKGVKESHDDVIVRVAAESECCAATNDRALRKRLRSINVPVVYLRQKSHLAVDGAI
- a CDS encoding translation initiation factor IF-2 subunit gamma, whose amino-acid sequence is MPKQPEVNIGTIGHVDHGKTTLVQALSGVWAAKHSEELRRGITIKLGYADAPVYKCPKCDAPECYSTQPKCPTCGTKCEFQRAISFVDAPGHEALMATMLSGAAVMDGAILVIAADEPCPQPQTREHLAAIQIVGVDKIIIVQNKIDIVDEKRVLENYREITEFVKDTVAKNAPIIPISAQRAVNIDALVQVMEKHIPTPERDTTKPPLMYVVRSFDINKPGTTIDNLAGGVIGGSNIQGKFKLGDKIEIRPGIRTEKQSKRVYEPLFTEIVSLRAGGKSVDEVQCGGLAGIGTMLDPSLTKADSLTGNLVGLPGKLPPSVSELIIETHFFERAVGTKEMVAIDRIHTKESLLLDVGTTITAGAVVSVRGETTTIKLGRPVCAEKGMRAALSRKIAGRWRLIGYGIVK